The Sus scrofa isolate TJ Tabasco breed Duroc chromosome 6, Sscrofa11.1, whole genome shotgun sequence region tgtcccctcctctctccttgggTCTCTGTTGGGTCTCTGtgtcgtccccccccccccccatctggaTCCCTACCCCCCTCTGTCAGGGTCTCTGTCCCCCTCTGTCTAAGTCTTGTCCCCCTCTGTCTAGATCCTGTCCCACTCTGTCTAGTTTCTCTCTCCCACTGTCTGGGTCTCTGCCCCCCTCTGTCTGCAtttctgtccttctctgtctgaatCTCTGTCCCCCTTCATCAGGGTCTCTGTCTCCCTCGGTCTCGGTCTCTGTCCCCCTCTGTCTAGATCCCTGCCCCCCTCTGTCTGGGTCTCTGTCCCCCTCTTCCTGGGTCTCTGCCCCCCTCTGTCTGGGTCTCTGCCCCCTCTGTCTAGAGCCCTGTCCCCCTCTGTCTGGGcctctgtccctctctgtctGGGTCTCTGCCCCCCTCTTCCTGGGTCTCTGCCCCCCCCCTGTCTGCGTCCCTGTCTTTGTCTCTTGTCTAGATCTCTGGTCTTGTCCCCCTCCTTGGGTCTCCGTCCTGCCCTGTGTCTCTCACCCCCTCCCAGGCTGctgcctctcctctcctgctctccctcctccccttgggCCCCCCTGTCCTCTCTCCAGGTTTCAGTTCCTCTCTGGACGGCCTCATCCTATCTGGGTCCCGGTGCTGGGCTCTGTGCCTGCCTCTCAGACTCTGCCTCAGTGTCTGTCGCTGAGAGGGGGGTCTGTCTCCAAACGTCTCCGTTTCTATATCCAAATGTGTCGTTCTCTCCATTTCGGGGAGAAGTGCTATATTATTTAAAGGTTATATTATTTTTGACCTTTACCAAACACTTCCCACAATCTGTACCTTCATCTCTCTGTATAAAAAAGGTGGTGGATTAAATCAGGTGTTCcaaactgaatttctttttttctttttcttttttttgctttttaggccacacccttggcatatggaggttccaaagctaggggtctgatcagagctacagatgccggcctacaccacagccacagcaacgagggatctgagccggtccgcgacctacaccatagctcacggcaacgccgatccttaacccactgagtgaggccaggtattgaacccgaaacctcgtggttcctagttggattcgtttcgctgcaccacggcaggaactccacactGGTGCCTCTAAGTAAGATTTCACTTGACCAGAAAAGAAAAGTGGGAATTAGAGCTAAAAATAACAACTCTCTGTAAACCACTGAACggattttaataaattaatacaaGTACTTTGAATGATACCTGGCGCATAGGAAGCCCGACATGTGTTAGGGATTTCACCGCTCCCCTCCACATCCTCCGCCAAATATGCCCTTTTAGCACAGAAAGACCTCTGAAAAGGTTTCGCTTTGTGACCTCAGGTGACACcctcccctctgagcctcagtttcctcatctgcgagAAATGAGACTGTGGGACTCGGGAGGTCCCGTGCCTACCAGCAGGCTGGTGGGGCCATGTGGGGTCAGGCAGCTGGCCCAcagtcctgccccacccccaccctggcaccTGCCACGCGACCTTGGGAAGCCACTCCCGTGCTCTAAGATGCTGGTCTCCCCCCAGGGAAAGAGAGTGGGCCCGTAGCTTGTCTTAGGGACTTGTTGAGCTgcgggagggtgggggtggcacgCCCTGCCTGGGGATCCCTTTGTGATTCCATGGAATAGACTGTGTGTCGTGTGTCTCTCTCGATTCAGGGGCGCTGACTTTTTCccgcctttttcttttctctctctctctctctctccttttttttttgctttttaggaccgcgtctgtggcatatggaggttcccaggctaggggtcgaatgggagctgctgcagctgccggcctacaccacagccacagcaacgcagggtctgaacCGCTTCtacgactcacaccacagcttacggcaacgcaggatccttaacccactgagcgaggtcagggattgaacccacatcctcatggatacttgtcagggtcttaacctcctaagcctcaacgggaactccctggctttttctttttttagttctcTTTCTCGGGGGTGCTCTGGTCTCTTTCCAACTCTggtctctgtccctctccctctaGGTCTCCGTCTTTCCCTCTCTCTAGGTCTTTGCTCCCTCTTTGGGTTTCTGTCCTTCTTTCTCGGGGTCTCTCAGGGTCCCTCCCTGGCGCTCTGCCCCCCTCCTTTGGGTTTCGTCCCCCCCGACCCCTGTCATGTCTGGACAGAGCAGTTCCTCCAGCCTCCCCCTTCCCTTGTGGCTCTGATCTCCATGTCTGGAAGCAAAGCCCGAGGGGAAGACCCACACAGAAGGGGTTTGAATGTCAAAACGAAGCAGGTGTGGGGTGAATGGAAGGGGCATCTCCGTCGTCCTAGTTCACCCAGAAGCCTTCTGTATCAACAGCTGAATCTACGGATACAGAACCTAGCCCCGTCCCGAGTGTCATGACATGGGACAAGCCAGTTCCGTGGGTCTCCCAGAGTCCACACACCACATCCACTCCTTGATACATGATTCCTCCCCAGTGCTGTTATCCTTGGGTACCGGTGCTACCACTAAATGCAAAACAAACCAACATGGCCCTATGGAGCTCACAGATACGGTCCGACTCAGTGACAGGACTCAATGACACACCTTGATGTAACGGCAACTCAACTCAGTAGGGCCCACCAAACTCAAACCGTGGGATGAGCCAACTGAACTGGCCATACAAGACTCACCTGGTTAGACAACTCATTATGACTCGACTCAACGTGGCCCCGAAAAGCTTCCAGCAACATAACCCTGCACATTTCAACACAACGGAACACTGAAAGACTCCTACGGTTATACATTCCAACCCAGCTTAACCTAATGTGACCTAGACAGCTCGCGTTCTCTCACTCGACTCTTCGTATTTCTACATGACTCACAAGTTCACAGAACCTAAAATAACATGGCCCTAGAAGAATCACAAAGCCACGCAGTTTCCAACATCTCAACTCCACAACACCATGCATGAACACAAAATCAGTGCCAACAATGCCATGCGTGACCGTCTTATTTGATCCGACATGGCCCTAGGGGACTCCTAAAACCACAGAATCCTGCACAAGGCAATTGGACAAGACTCACTTGACTCgcaacccaacccaacccaaaGCGGGACTTAGAAACCCACAAAACTGTCTGAGCAAACCTACCTCAAGGCCACCCCAGCAGACTCCATAAGCTTTGCACCATCCAATGCAATACAGACCAATGTAGCCTCCCCCTCAACTGGGCATAACCCACTGCCGTTCACTGTCACCGAAGAAGGTACCTGCAGGAACTACCCAACCACAACTCAAGAGCCAACAAGACCTCGTGTTCCCCGACTTCACTTAGTCCTTCCTAAACCCGGCGCCCTCCCCCCAACTTTCCcttctgcccttccctccctccatccctccctccctccctccgagGAAGTATGAAGTCCTGCAGACCTCAACTGTCCCTCACACTTCGGTGACCATGTGTTTCCCAGGGGGGGCCCAGAGTGGAGGTGGGAGCTCAGGCACCTCGCCATCCACCAACCCGCCATTGACCTTGCCCTCCAGTGGGCCGCAGGGCTGCGTGTCCACATGGCTGTACATCCCAGCCTCTTCGTCATCTGTCTCCCGGTGGTAAAAGTAGCTGAAGTTGGAGACAATGACCGGCACAGGCAGGGAAATGGTCAGCACGCCGGCGATGGCACACAGAGAGCCCACTATCTTGCCACCCACAGTGACGGGCGCCATGTCTCCATAGCCAACTGTGGTCATAGTTACCACAGCCCACCAGAAGGACTCGGGGATGCTAGTGAAATGTGAGTCTGCCCGGTCGACCTCAGCAAAGTAGACTGCGCTGGAGAAGAGAACCACACcgatgaagaggaagaagatgaggagGCCCAGCTCGCGCATGGAGGCCCGTAAGGTCTGGCCCAAGATCTGCAGGCCCTTTGAATGCCGGGACAGCTTGAAGATGCGGAAGACACGTACCAGTCGGATGACGCGCAGGATGGCCAATGACATGGCTGGCTGGCCCACCCCCCGCTGCCGGGCCAGCTCGGTACCCAGTGCCACGAAGTAGGGCAGAATAGCCACGAAATCGATGAGGTTCATCACGTTCTTGAAGAAGGCTGCCTTGCTTGGGCAGGTCGCCAGGCGCACCAGCAGCTCGAAGGAAAACCAACAGATGCATAATGTCTCCACCACAAAGAACGGGTCATCGAAGGGCAAGCGAGGTGGGGTCCAGGCACTGGGCTGGAGCCGTTCAGCCGGGCCGGGAACTGCAGGGAGGAAGGGGTTCAGGGAGGACCATGCCAGGGCTGAGACACACTGGAATGGCcatatttgttatttaaatattcaactactttttttttttttttttttttttttttggccataaccacagcatgcagaaactcctgggccagggattgaactcgagccacagcagtgacaacgcttgatccttaagccactgagccaccaggcagcTCCCAACTACTTCTTTAAAAGTTGGTCATTAGCTGCTGCCCCCAGAACCCCAGTGATCCAGCTGTCACAGACTCCCTCCCAGGACCCCAGGGATCCTCCTGGAAGGCTGACTTTAGGGTCCCCGATCTTCACTGACAGGGCCTCCTGAAGTGATACCTGAGGGGCTCAACCTTTTCCCTCCCATCATCTTGCTCCCAGCGTTGAATTTCCAGATGGGGAGGGTCTCAGCCCTGGCCCTACTCCCTAGGCCCCGCCCTCCGCAAACCCAGCCCGGATCCACCCATAAGGGTAAACATCTTATCTTTATGCTAAATCCCGGGCCCATCCTCTCACTGCCCTTAGTTCCACTCTATGATAAATGGATTCCTCCTTCTCCAGCCCTCCTTCCCTGTCCTCAGCTCCCTCCGAGGCTTTCTTCAGTCCCCAGCTCTCCGTGCCTCCAGCCCATCCTTCTTATTGGTTAACTTCACCCGCAGAGACCACCCCCCCGATGTTTCAGTATCTTCTTACAgctcagttttgatttttttttttcttttcttagggtggcacttggggcatatggaagttcccaggctaggggtcgaatcggagttatagctgctggtctacgccacagtcacagccaacaCAGGATaccagctgcatctgggacctacagctcacggcaacgccagattcttaaaccactgagcgcgaggtcagggatcgaacccgcaatctcatgatcactcgtcggattcgtttttcactgtgccacaaggggaactccctgagtttttttttcctttgcctttttttttcccctgcacccacgggatacgctaggggtcaaatgggagctacagctgcctgcctatgccacagcaacgcaggatccgaccatctgcgacctacaccacagctcacagcaatgccagatctttaacgcactgagcgaggccagggatcgaacccacaacctcatggctactagtcggattcttttctgctgtgccacaatgggaactcctcagttttgatttctttttttttttttcttgccttttttctagggccactcccgcagcatatggaggttggtttccaggctaggggtctagtcagagctgtagccactggcctacgccagagccacagcaacgctggatccgagccgcgtctgcaacctacagctcacagcaacgccagatccttaacccactgagcatggccagggatcgaacctgcagcctcatggttcctagtcggattcgttaaccactgagccatgatgggaactccagttttgattTCTGAGTACACCTGTCTTCCTGTGCTCCCGGCCCTTCACAAGCTTGGTTTCTCACCTACCATACCTTCTCATAAGTCAGATGCTCCTGTTCAGATCCTCAGGCCCCACTCCATGAAGCTATGCCTTCCGGGGCCTCCAACCTAGCCTTTAAAGGTAGAGTCTCTCAAGGCCCCTTCCTCACCAGTGATGGGCCAGGTCCTTCTCCCCAGGTGCCCAATCCCTTGCCCACCCACAGCAAGGCCCCACCTTCCCGATGGGCCCCGCCTCCCATTGCCCCTACCCCACCTTTTGATTGGCCAGGGCCCCGTGGATCCCATCCAactcctccccagccccgcctctccacccaggccccgccccctcaccgggccagcagcagctgcaacagCCGCGAGCCCCGGGCTATCACGGTCATTGCGGAAGTCCGGCAGCGTCTCCAGGCAGAAGACGACGATGGAGACGAGGATGACGAGCACGGAGACGACGGCGAGCACGCGCGCGGCCTGCGAGCTCTCGGGGAACTCGAAGAGCAGCCAGAGCTGGCGCGCGAAGGCGCGGCGGGGCAGGGGACGCTCGGATGGCAAGGGGCAGCCCTCGTCCTCGCGCAGGCGCGCTAGCGCCGCAGCGCCCAGCCCGTAgaaggccacctcctccaggaagacgTCGAGCGGCACGTGCGCTGGCCGCCGCAGCCGCCCGCCCGACTGGTAGTAGTAGAGCACCGCGTCGAAGCTGGGCCGGTGCCGGTCGAAGAAGTACTCGCGGCGCGTGCCGTCATAGAAGCGGCTGCGGCGCACCGGGTCCCCGAGCAGCGTGTCGGGGAAGCGGCCCAGCGTGCGCGCCCGGGTCTCGAAGCGCAGCCCCGCCACGTTGAGCACCAGCCGCTCGCAGCAGCCGCACGGCTCCATGGCGCGCGCTGCCCCGGCGACCCGCGGGCGGACGTGTGGCCCCGACGCCCGACCCAGCCCGGCCCTGCCCCGcctcggccgccgccgccgccccagcCTGGTGTCCGATGTCCACGCGTAAAAATAGCCCAGCCGTGCGGCCAgggcgcgggggagggggcgccatGACCCCCGCGGGGTAGAGGGCGGCGGCGCGCCCTCTGCTGGGGTGCCCGCCCTCCcacctaccccccacccccagccgctGCCGCGCTGCGCTTTCTCTGGGTCCATCCCTTCTTCGGGCCCCCTTTTCCTCTGTCTGCCGCTTAGGATCTCTGTCCTTCGACTCTCCGAGTTTCCGTGTGCGTGTCTCGTCTATTTCTTAACGAGTTGTCTATTGCAGTCACAAATTCCCACCTCCTTCTCTTGTTTGTCTCTGCATCTGGCTTTATCTTCGTTTTGTGTCGTTCTGTATCTCTGATCTCAGAaatctatctctatctctatggGTCATGGAGCAGAATTTTGCCGTTGTAGGGTCATCTATGTCTGGTGATTTCTCTAGTCTTAGTCTTTCCAGATCTTCGTCTTCGTTTTAAttcttgtctgtctgtctctgtttaTCTCTCGTCTCCCttggtctctgtctctcccctctGACTGGGACTCTTCTCTCATTATGTCTTAGCTCTCTGTCTCTGCCCCTGGATTTTCGGGGCTCCCctttgtgtctttctctttctctgtatttctctGTCGGCAGGCTTCTGGATGACTTGGGGTCTTGGAGTCGTATCTCTGAATCTTTCTCTGACTGGCACTCTAGGTTGGCTCTGCCGCTGTCCTGGTGGTTGCCCTAACCTGGGGACGCTCCAGCAGCTGCAAACCATGAGcatgttccccccccccccgctgcgcGTCTCccctccctacacacacacccGGTCCCTTCGCTGTGGTCTCCCCCCAGGGTCTCCACTTAGATACGCTGCCAGATTTTCTGAGAACTAGCAAGGCCTGAGCTGTAGCCCTGAATAGTGCAAAAGGAGGCTGGGCCTGCCAGGAACAGGAAAGGGGTGGGCTCGGGAGAGGCCGCAGGGTCACTCGAAGGGACCTAAGGACAGACAGACGATGGCCTTCCAGCCACCAGTGTCCTATGACACTGCGTAAAAATAGATCCATCGGATGCGCTTTGGGGGAAGTGATGGGGCTTGGTCACTGGGACTCCTGGAAATGAGGCCCCGCGCGCCCTCTGCTGGAGGGAGTAGAGAGAGACACTAAAGGTTTCAACTCCCTAGGAATTCTGGCACTTTTTCTTCCGGTCTACAGTCTGAGATGCAATGTAATCATCCATACAGATTTTGGTGTCCCCGTCTCTGTGTTTGTGTCCCTCTCTTTCATGGTCTTTGGCCCTCCCTGTGTCTGGGCCTCTGGCCCCACATctctctggtttttttctttccccttctctctggcCCCTGtgtcctttcttctccctcttctccccattCTCAGAGCCCACAGAGGCCCCTCTTTGTGGGTTTCTGAACTCCCGGTGTGAAGtgatccctcctcctcctcctcctcccagcagccctaTCTCTTACACCCTCTGAGCCTCAAGATGGGTGCTCCTCCTTGCCCCTTCCAGGCAGTTCTTCCTCCCTCAGCTCCTTTGAAGCTCAAGCTTATCCATGAACACCTGTTCCCAGCCTTCCTTAAAAACGCACacctggagttccttggtggctcagcaagttaaggatctggtgtggtcactgctgcagctcaggttgctgctatgactTGGGTTCAGTGATctttggcctggaacttccacgtgccacaggcctgccccccccccatcattCTTTTCCCTTCTGGCCACTCCCACTCTTTCatggaagattttctttcttttttttttttagggccgcacctgcggcatatggaagttcccaggctaggagtcgaattggacctgtggctgctggcctatacgccacgcctcagcaacatgggatccaagccgcatctgcgacctacactactgatcatggcaacactggatccttaacccatggagctatgacaggaactcccaacactttttttttttttttaaagactgcacctgcaccatatgggagattccaggctaagagttgaattggagctacagctgctagcctatgccacagccacagccatgtgggatcccaTCAGTGGATCTGAGACCTAGGcagcagctcgtggcaatgccgactccttaacccactgagggaggccaggaatcgaacccacatcctcatggatgctagtcgggttcttaacctgctgagcccaaacgggaactcccagatcacaTTGTCTCTATCCATGCATCTGTTGATGgcagcttaggttgcttccatatcttgataCTGTCTCCTCCTTGAAGCACTTGCCTTCTTGGCTTCCTGGTTTCCCCCCTACATTTGCCATCATGCCTACTCTGTCTCCTCTGCAGTCTTCCTGCTTTATCTGGATTCTGATGGGTCTCAGGACTTGGTccttagacttcttttttttttttttttttaattttgatgtttcttcttaatgcctttttttttttttttaattttgcttagacttcttcccttctccatcttctctcctctcttagcTGAGCTCATCCAGTTACATGGCTTCAAATACCATCTCTCTTCCAGTGACTCCCAAATGTAGGTCTCCAGTCGCAAGCTCTTCCATGATTGCTGTATCTTCCAACTTTCAACTCCACAGCTCCATCTGAGTGGCAAACAGACACCTccggtttggggggtttttgtctttttagggcagtgcctgtggcatatggaggttcccaggctaggggtccaatcagagctgcagctgcagctgccatcccaTGACACAACAACAACCTAAGCTCcctagcaatgcaggatccaagctgtgtctgtgacctacaccacagctcacagcaataccggatccttaacccactgagcgaggccagggattgaacccacatcctcatggatactaggcaggttcattaccactgagccatgacgggaactcccaaacagacATCTCTGACATGTCCAAACCCAGAACTCctcaacaatcccactcttcCCTTGGCTTCCCTCTCTAAACCACTGACGCCATCAATCAGCCAGTTGCTTAGTCTACAAATCTGGGAgagaggattattattattaatggagGATTAGcgtcattaaaattttttctttaagcttgttattttgaaatcatttcagaGCGACAGACAGGTTGCAAAAAATAGTACAAACTTCCCACAAATCCTTCGCCCAGCTTTTGCCAACGCCAACTCCTTACATAACCATAGTACAATTATTTGTCAGGAAATTAACAATGGTATAATACTATTACCcaataatgtggagttcccattgtggctcagtggaaaccaatttgactagcatccatgaggacgcaggttcgatccctggcttcggtgggttaaggatccggtgttgccgtgagctgtggtgtaggctgaaagtCTACTGGGATCTGCATCGTCTGGGAGCTatagctcgattcaacccctagcctgggaacctccatatgctgcgggtgcggccccaaaaagccaaaaaaataaaaataaaatagcaaataatgTTACACACCTTATTTGAATCTCACCAATATTCCactaatgttctttctttctttctttatattttatttatttttatttatttatttatttttgtctttttgccatttcttgggctgctcccgcggcatatgggaggttcccaggctaggggtctaatcggagctgtagctgccggcctatgccagagccacagcaactcgggatccgagccgcatctgcgacctacaccacagctcacggcaacgccagatcattaacccactgagcaagggcagggatcaaacccgcaacctcatggttcctagtcggattcgttaaccactgcaccacgacgggaactccctatattttatttctttttttttttttttggtcttttttagggccgttcctgcggcatatggaggtttcccaggctaggagtctaatcaaagctgtagccgccagcctatgccagagccacagcaactgggatccaagcgcgtctgcaacctacaccacagctcacggcaacgccagatcctgaacccactgagcaaggccagggatcgaacccacaacctcatggttcctagttggattcgttaaccactgagccatgatgggaactcctgttctttttttttttaaagaatgcaaatTAGGTCTGTCTGTCTCTTGATCAAAACCCATTAGTAACTTCCTATTTCATTTCCAATAAAATCTGCCCTCTCTCTCATGGAACGCTTTATTCAGGCAAGGATCCGCAATGGCTGCTACAACCAGGATAAGAGGAGCTTGGGAACAGTAGCAAAGTCCCACTGCTCAGATTACCAAGGAGAATATGTACCTTTGCCAGGAGAGATCTGGTAGCTGGCACCCTGACCAGGTGACTAACTCAGCATCATAATACCAGGACCATCTGACATCAGGCACTTCCAGATGTGATGAAATACCAGACATGATGCAATACAAAGTCTGCAGTATCACCCGAGTAATGTTCTTGccaaaaatgttcaatatcagtCTATGAAAACCTTTAGACTCAATTTCCAGTTTATGGGCAAAATGGGGATAGTGGAATGAACTAAATTCCACGAGGAAATAATCAGACAAAGTCAGAATGCAGGACATAGGACTGCACACCAAACTCGGGGGAAAACAACAACATAacgcagtgtgtgtgtgtgtgtgtgtgtgtgtgtgtgtgtgtgtgtgtgtgtctattctATGTTAAAGAGGCGAGAGAGACATGATAACCAAATAAACGCGTGAACATTGACTGGCTCCTGTTTCAGATTAAGATAGAGTTCTCATGAGTCAACTGGGAAAATCTGAATAGGGGCTGGATAAACTTTCTAAGAGGTGAAAATAGCTGTGTTGTTGGGCAGAGGATGCCATTATTCTTAGGAGACATGCTGAAGCATTTAGAGGTGCAGTGTCTCAGCCATTTACTATCCAATggtactaaaaaaaaatacattattattagctttatttttcttcaaactttttattttgaagtaattttagaATTATGGAAAAGTTCCAAAAAATAGTGCAGAGTtcccacatacatatacacagaaaGCAAACGTGTCTATGTATACGttatctgttttttaagccatgcccatggcatgtcgATGTGCCCTGGCCAGAGGTGGCACCTGCTCCacatcagcaacccaagccaatgcagtAACAATGCTCATTCTTAACTTGCTGCGCCACGAGAGAACGCTtcaggatattttttttaagtagcatgaTATTAGCCATTTAAATTTTGTAGTAATTTCTGTAATTATTATCAAACAGGCAATTGAATCTATTCCCcaaacttcaaatattttaacttCTTACAGGTCTACAGGGCCCTAAATAATCCGCCAGCTCTCTGCTCTCTCAGCCAACATGAGATTCCCACTTTCCGCCCCAattcaggacctttgcacttgctgttaaACCCGCCCAGATCTCCCTTCCATCAGTCTCCTTCTCCAGAAGGACCTAGTTCTAAAATAACCCCTCTATCCCCGCCCATTCCCGTACTCGGCCCTATTTTTCTTTACTGTGTTGGCCACCGTccgaaatttatctttttaagtgCCTTTATTGTCTCCCTCAGTACAATGTAagctccaaaaaggaaaagacttcGCTTCAGTCGCATGGTATATCGCCAGAGCCCAAACAACGCCACGCACACATTGGGCGCTCAATGAACAGTTACTGATTTCCTAGGTTAAGGAATCACACTGTTCACGTAGGAACTCTTTGCCAGGCGGCGGAAGGATATTTCAGTGTGAAAGACGTTACAGGCATGCGCGCAAGATCCGGGAAGTGTGTAAGAAAAGGCGTGGAGCATCAAGAGTCTCGCGGACAGAGGCAGTTGGAGCCCTGAGCGCGAGGTGAAAGGGGACCGCTTGGGGCGGAGCGCGCGTGCGCACTGTGACCTTCATCCCGCCGCGGCAAAGGAGTTTAAGGTGCCGGAAGGCGGGGTAGTGGCCTCGCGCGTGCGCAGTGCTCGCAGCGGCGCCAAGGTTCCTGTGTGTGGGTTGCACTTGACTCGCGCGGCGCGTGCGCAATAGGGTCGGCGGAGGGATTTGAGGCTGGTTCCACCCCTTGCCCCTGTCGCGAGCCGAGGCCGCGCGGGCTCGTGAGCTGTGGCCTGGTGCGCGCGCTGGGCGGGCGACAGAGACTGAGAGACGCGGTCGCCGTCTGAGTCGAAGCTAGAGCTAGAGTACCTGCTGCTGTGGGGCCGCCGCGAGCCCCTGGACCGTCGCCAGGCCG contains the following coding sequences:
- the KCNA7 gene encoding LOW QUALITY PROTEIN: potassium voltage-gated channel subfamily A member 7 (The sequence of the model RefSeq protein was modified relative to this genomic sequence to represent the inferred CDS: inserted 1 base in 1 codon); translation: MDPEKAQRGSGWGWGVGGRAGTPAEGAPPPSTPRGSWRPLPRALAARLGYFYAWTSDTRLGRRRRPRRGRAGLGRASGPHVRPRVAGAARAMEPCGCCERLVLNVAGLRFETRARTLGRFPDTLLGDPVRRSRFYDGTRREYFFDRHRPSFDAVLYYYQSGGRLRRPAHVPLDVFLEEVAFYGLGAAALARLREDEGCPLPSERPLPRRAFARQLWLLFEFPESSQAARVLAVVSVLVILVSIVVFCLETLPDFRNDRDSPGLAAVAAAAGPFPARLNGSSPVPGXPPRLPFDDPFFVVETLCICWFSFELLVRLATCPSKAAFFKNVMNLIDFVAILPYFVALGTELARQRGVGQPAMSLAILRVIRLVRVFRIFKLSRHSKGLQILGQTLRASMRELGLLIFFLFIGVVLFSSAVYFAEVDRADSHFTSIPESFWWAVVTMTTVGYGDMAPVTVGGKIVGSLCAIAGVLTISLPVPVIVSNFSYFYHRETDDEEAGMYSHVDTQPCGPLEGKVNGGLVDGEVPELPPPLWAPPGKHMVTEV